The sequence below is a genomic window from Phoenix dactylifera cultivar Barhee BC4 chromosome 8, palm_55x_up_171113_PBpolish2nd_filt_p, whole genome shotgun sequence.
gaggaatcgaactctgttagacatggttcgatccatgatggggtttactagtctgcctgtatctttttggggttatgctttagagtctgcgtgtataatactaaataaggttccaagtaagtctgttgagaagactccatatgagatatggactgggcgtaagccgacactttcataccttagggtttgggatgtccggcttatgttaaacgttctcaaactgacaaacttggtcctaggtccgataagtgttattttgtagggtaccccaaggaaactaggggttattacttctaccttcctaatgaacaaaaggtgttcgtaggacttaaggcaacctttttggaaagggaattccttagtgaaggaattgttgcctctaaggttgaacttagtgaagttcaacaggtaaaagatttaacacaatctactgaacccacagaaccggattcaattagatcaaacccggagcccaatgtagaagcaccattaaggcgatcaggtagagtactgcgtcaagtggatagatactatggtttcttggtccaagacgcagatcccattgagctcgatgagaacaatgaggatccgatcacctatatggatgctatgcagaggtccgactctgagttgtggcttaacgccatgagatccgaaatggaatccatggaaatcaatagtgtatggacactagttgattcacccgaagggataaaacccatagggtgcaaatggatcttcaaaagaaagagaggcgcagacggaaaggtggaaacctataaagcccgtctggttgccaaggggtatcgtcaacgttatggtatcgattatgacgagacttttttccctgtggcaatgctaaaatctattcggatcatgctagctatagcagcatatatggattatgaaatctggcaaatggatgtgaaaacagcttttctaaatggagagctggaagaagaggtgtatatgatacaacctgagggtttcacatccatagacgagtccaaagtatgcaagctacaaaagtccatttatggacttaagcaagcttctcgaagttggaacatacgtttcgataaaactatcaaaacatatggcttcgttaagaacgaagaagaaccttgtgtctacaagtgggttaacggttcagtgatcacatttcttgtgttgtatgtggatgacattctcttaattgggaatgacattcctgcattacaaaatgtgaaactttggctgtcatcacagttctccatgaaggatctgggagaagcatcctacatcctagggatgaaaatctatagagatagatctaagaggttgcttggattgtcccaatccacgtacatcgacactatgttgaagcggttcaacatggagaattccaaaaagggctatcttccgataggccaaggaatttctctctctaagaaagattgtccgacaactttcgaagagagagagcgtatgagtagaatcccatatgcttctgcagtaggttctattatgtacgccatgacatgtacaagaccggatgttgcttactcactagcagtagcgagtaggtatcagtctgatccgggtgagaaccattggaaggtggtgaaaaccatccttaagtatttaagaaatactaaggaccaatggttaatctatggagaatctgacttaaaacttgtggggtttacagactctagttttcagtcagaccatgatgacagtaagagtatgtcaggatttgtgtttaccctgaatggaggagcagtctgctggaaaagttccaagcagcattcagtagccgattccgtatgcgaagcagagtatgttgctgcatcagatgcggcaaaggaagctgtttggatcaagaaatttgtaaatcaacttggtgttgctccctcaatcaacggtccagttcttttgtattgtgacaatactggagccattgcacaagcaaaggagccaaagtctcaccacaggaccaagcacattctgcgtcgctaccaccttgtatgagagatcgtggaacgaggtgacgtcaatcttcagaagatcgatggaaaggagaacctagctgacccattcactaaagccctttctgtaaaggagttcgattatcacaaatcgaagatgggtataagatactgtacaaattggctttagtccaagtgggagttgttgggaattgtgtcccaaagccaatttttaattgtaagaaattggattatgtatatatattttattaaaatgaataaaaatttattctggtaattttctattcatcacaagtgttgcatcttcaaattgaactcctgtgtattgtgatgaagtccttaggactaatttagtggataaaagaggttttatcatttagtccttaaaccagttcgcgaccaaatgacaagctgtcaattggacgatagctatgtcaagtataggtcgttgtgtgccatttagttggttgtcctcttaaaccaaggagtgtggagacactgtatggcatacaggtgagatgtaggagtacatcgtcactgaatagtgactcacctgcgtagcactccactgtcgggagttagctcgtaaaacgtatgggcataagtaccccttagacctgagactgtcacggtgacttgcaagcaactcactgtacttaggcactggatgacctgaatttctaattcaaggatcggaaggatgctgggtgcagtcaagtactcgcgaagtctgtgtacgagtcaagatgggattgaccgctccagattagaggagttgatgtcttgctgtatttcaattcagtaaaaccttggccagggtaaaccaagtgatggtcacttgatttgattaattgaaatatactatggatgaccggatccagagttcgacagtccactctgaggtcatcttgagcatcgaaggtcatagggatgaattatgcaacaaccatacgtctaggttcttgaatgttgctttgcatatttgacctatccggacgtcgggtatcattgctagatggtcacctcgattagtgcatggagtagtccatgtactaccggcttagtgttcgaacctatcggagtcacgcacattagtcaagctgagtaggaaggtcttgacccaatttaattaagaattaaattatgggtcatttggaatttggctctgtctatgttcaggtagcactgaacatgaggtacatgctaaatttcatggatgaacaactaattaagtctgtatttcgggtcaatcaagttttaattaatataattgaacttgatcaggactcaattgttgagattggatttgattgggtctaaattagtgtaattgggctcgatcatgatttaattgggatttaatttcgtatttgttctgatctaagtcggacttggatcgagccgaaactagacccaattgaatctcctatgagtcagactcatgtggaattttttcgggtcaaaaattcattcaaatgggctgcaaatttggtttagaaccaaatagactaacttatgatcaaatgggctaacccatttgtaTCAAGTTGACTTTTTCCATTTTGTGTGGTTGCTGACCGTGAATAAAtgccatggacccgtggaccactccctTCACATGGACCCTTAGCATTTGTTTTGTGAGCCGCGACTCACCTGGGATGcatgaaacagagcttctctgttTCACGCGTCCGCAAGCTTTCCGACCGGCGATTGCGCGGCCAACCGGCCTCCGGCCAGACGGCCGACTGGACCGGAATGTGCGGTTTTGAACCGCCAACATTCCAGTccagtttgatttttgaaatccggcaataataggcattaatcgCTGGTTTATTCCAtggttgtttttgaaacaaccgttatcaaattcattcatatttgataatgaatgaattcaataacgctggaccattacgcctcttaactcctctcagcgttggcctatttgtaggccaccgtttcctctcgaatagagagagagaaaaaaaaaatttcttgggaagaaaacgtcagacagagaaggagatttgattctgtggagaagaagaagaagagaaaggaaggagtcctttctctctggtggtttggagttcggcccagatccggtgtcctctcctcccttccattccctcTGTGATCGGGATCAAGAGACGGGCATCTGTGGCTTGTGCGtgctgtgaagaaacgggagaaaagaaactgaagaaagaaagaaagagaagaaagaaagaaagagaaaagggaacgtcctttttctggatttcttttcttccaagggtccttttgcaaaagattgttttgcacgagtaaaaacatcatccaaccttcttgcgaagtTTGACGTGCGTGCAAAGTAGAGGGCTTGTAGATCCAGGCctcgcagagctaccttcagggatctagatccagatccagattcaaattacctcgaccaacttccgctacggccttgaggtaattttacacaaaagttaaatttaatatttataattgttataaataaaataaaaaaaattaaaactgatttttcatgcctggcgttcgattttatcggacaactcgggaaaTTTTTCCTTCAAAAAGTTGGTAAAATGAGGCGGGAAATGCTAGACTCAATCTGTCTGTGTAGCAGCAAGGTAAAGAGAGGGCTAGCCCACTACTACATTGCTAAGTTGGGCTAACATAGGATTAATCAGTGATGCCCCTTTTCTGGTAGTTGGAATATAGTAGGTAAGACTGTATACAAAAGGATAGTCTTCAGCTCGGCTGCAGTCATTCCCACCTTATCAATATTTCAGTCACATCTTGCAAGAAATAGTTTGCAAGGGAAATAAGACTCGATCTTTTTATAGTCCTGTGTTCATTGATATAATTTAATCTTGGATGGTTAAACCTTAGCACTTACACATCCAGTCAATTTATTTGAGTATTCCTAAAAGTGCAtcattcctcctcctcctcatcatcatcaccaCCCAAGCTCTATCCCATCAAAATGGGATCTATTTGAAGCAGGACTCAAAGTTGAAAAGGCTCATTAAATTGAACAGATTTTCCAATTAGTTGTCTACCTGATTTCTACCATCTTTAGGAATTGGTGCTAAATTTCAATTCATGGTAAATCCAGTCAAGAAAGAGGCTTGCAACGAAACCTATGTAGCTAGTTGGCAGCAGGGAATTCTACCTTACCAGTTGCAGTTTAAACTCATGCAACCAAGGAGCACACCTCAAAAATTTTCCTAAACTTGAAAAGAGTCTAGACAGATTTGAGGATAAGTTTTGGTGGAGAAAGTCATTTCATCTCAAAGACACAGGTAAGGTAAAGGACCAATAAATACCATTGCTCATTATCTGAATTAGTCAAATAGTAGGCATGTCATTCTTCTTCACACTCAATGAAACCAGTGATCTAATTAGATAATTAGATGCTAAGATGTATCTGCTGATATAACTGTAACTCTCACGTACTGACCGCTGTTTTTGATTTCCTTGTATTGGTTAAGCCAAGGACTTATTAGATTGTATTCTTCCtggttattttttttgttactgAAGTATCCTCGCTGTGTAACTTCTTGGATTGCTGAGTGGCTTTCTTGTACAGATGATGATGGAAACCCCTATCATTTCCCAGCCTGGGGCAAGGACCAGCAGTTTCAGCACCATCTGAAGTGCAAGTGAAGTCATTGTGATGATTAACTGGCCTAAAAAACAATATGGATCCAAGGGAGGTCCATTATGGTGCTTGTATCATTACCAAAACCATCTTCCCTTCATCTGAAAGTTTGTTTCAAGCTAAGCGAGATGAAACAACCATAGTTATAATTATTCTGAAGCTAAGTAGTCCACTAAAATTCATTGTCCATATGAGTTACTTTAGTTGTGTTCAAGCACATGCCAAGCTTGCAAATTATGTCATTAAAGCAGGCAGGTGGCTgctattttctttaagattgtGCCCTTGCAAACATGTTGTCCATTGCATCTCTCCTCCATATTTTCTAGAACCAGAACAATATTAAGAATTATTTTTACAAGGTCGAACTTTCTGATCGTTGCGTCTGGAAAAGAGGTTGATTAACCATATCTACTTGAATTTCTTTCGAAAAAtatgtttagatgaatatatatGTAATACAAGTGTTTTGAGTCAAGTGAAGTGGATTTAGCCCTGTATATGTTATTTGTTCTCACGTGGTAGACATTGTGGTCTTGGCATGACAATAGAGAAATAGAATTAAAAAGGGAAATGAAGGGAAGGAAAAATGTGAATAAAGAGTGAATATATAGTAATAATGAAGTAAATATTGTGTAATCATGATATATTCAGATTTTAATTTATTGGTTCATGCCAATCGTAAACCTGAATCAACGTTCCCAAcggttaaataaaaaaaaagaagataggctatcgtaaaacaaaatgaaacaagataaaataattaatattttccaGACATAAATAACTAATGTTTGAGATAATTATGAGTGATCCAAAAAAATCTCATGATTTTTGTTTAAGAAATAGTAGGATCAAACTGCCTAATGAAATTTTTTATCTTGATAttttcatgaattttctgaatcatATAATAATGTAGAAATAATATAGCAATCATGAAATGAACTTAGGATGCCAGTGTTGTTATAATTTGATACTTAGGATGCCAGTGTTGTTATAATTTGATGTGCTCGATCCGTTTGTTCTAGTCTTTCACTGACAAAGACTAGAATAGGTGATGTACCTTCCACTGCATGACCCATCCATTTCTATGCTTCTTTCAATAATTAAAGAACTGTAAGTTCTGAGAGCTTTCCGGCCTCAACGTTTCTTTCCAGGACCGTTTGTTTTGGGGCCTTTTGATGCGTGTCTTGGAATGGTTCCTTTGGCGCTTTTCCCAAGCACCGAAACGCGGATCTTTCAAATAACGAGTGCAAAGGGGAATGACCAGACTACCCTCCACCCTTAAGCTTACCGTTCCTCTATCCATTTTCCAAAATAAATTAAAGATGGGAATTGAGAGAACAAATGTTTGTTGGATTGTGCTCCATATATAGGTTGATCTGAAAACCAATAACTCATGTAAGTTGATTCTAAAACCATGTTTTGGTTTTGGCCATGGAAACACATTTGGATAAAAGCTTTAATAATAGCCCAAAATAACCTATTAACATGTATTGAAAGTTGAAGTTTTGGCTATGATTGGTACCTATTTAGCCTTATAAATTTGACACTGAATTAGTGCTATAATCCTAAAAAGTATAATTTAGATTTTAGTTTAAAAGAGAAGAGTAGGAGAAAGCAAATTTGTAATCTACTATATCCAACAACTGCTAGTGTCACACAAACAATTGCGGCCAATTCAGTAGCACTCTAAACTTAGTTTAAATAAAGATGTATCGATCAACAATGCAAACATCATGGGAAGTATATTTTGCATTTTATGTGACAAGAAAGTAAAGAATGGATAGAAAAATTTGAGAGCTACAAAGCTACAAAATATTTGtgcgattttttttaaaaaatttaactaAATAATAGTTATTTATAAGATAATTGAAATATAGATGGCAtgagccaaaaaaaaatgaagaaagggCGAATAAAAGTAAACTTTGGATGTCTGAATTAaatcatttgagtatatctattAACAAGTTGTTAAAAATGCCTAAGAATTTGTTTATGCATATTTAAGTTTTAGTTTATGAATAAGGTGCAAATAATTGTGCACCACCCACACCATTTTTGTTTTTCCTGAAATATCATTGTCATTGCCTTTTAtttaatttccttttttttaatctaattaattaaaacataaagcTTGGGTAAAATTCTCAGAATCCAAAAGCCATTGCCATAAGCTCTTAGTGGGACTGTCAACAGGGCGGCTCCCGCGAGGGAAACTCGGATCAAACAACGGCtccctttcctctctctctctctcttctcttgcgTTCTCTTTCcccaaaaagagaagaagacaacccctcctcccctctttgTTCTCTCTTCCCCAGATCCTTCGCCAGAAACAGAGAGttcgtgagagagagagatctgcgCATAGAGATCGAGATGGAGGCGGCGATGGATCTGATGCGGAGAATCTCGCCGAACCAGAGCGAGATGGCGCTGTCGGCACTGCTGTCCCTCCTCCCCCACCACTCCACCGACCTCCTCTCCCAAGTTGACCAGCCCCTCCAggtcctcctcttttcttttcttaattctTACTGCTTTTCTCCGATCTGATTCCAATCGGGGGTTTTCTTGATCCGAGTCCAGTCCGtgcttgatagctatctatctCTCGATCTATACGAAGTTCGATCTTGTCTGAGTGGCTTCTTTGTTTTGTCTCTCTGTGTTATAATTCAATCAAAGTTTtcgtttcttttttgttttgggaaGATTTTATGAGCTCTGACTTAGTTTCAAGTAGAAAAATGAATCCTTTTATCCGATTTTTTTGGACGAAtttgaaggattttttttttttgtatagaaATATGTTTTCTCAGAGGGCCCTGTCGGTAGTTTGGGGATCTCTCGTCTCTTTTGAAAAAGGGTTTGTGactattttcttctcttctttgtgttTTGAGTATAATACATGGGGAACAAATTATCTGGAATTGTGTATTTCGtgctgttttttcttttttgaagctgggtttgaaaaattttagattttttggaTTATCCCGTGCTTCCCAAATATTTTGTTACTTCTAAATTTCTGATGCAACCATTGAATTCAAACACGAACACCAGTGCAAACATTGCTTAGACAGCAGGAAGACACCTTTGAGCTATTAGTAGATGTTCTTCTTGATGCCCACTAGCTCAATCATGGAAATTTTATGCATGATTCGATTGCActtgagctatatgtaaaatGCTCTATTTGAGCCATCAGTTCAGTTGCTTtccttttttaaatttttctttctagttatatgtttacttgctgtaggaatttttttgtttttgatcaAAAGAGCAGGTTTGTATGGATACGGAGTCGATGAAGGAGTTCATACTGTGTGAATACAACAGGGATGCGGATTCATATAGGTAAACAGTTGAAGTTGAAGAACCATTCTCATAATCTCTGATTATGGTTTCTGATGTACTGAATTCTTTTAGGGAAATTTAAGCATTTGATGTTGGTTGTACTAGTCCTTTTGTTGttgttcttgttttgtatgaaaAACTGTGCTTTATATGGTGGATTTTCCATGTTTACAATTTGTTGATTATCATTTCCGCGTGCAGATCGCCTTGGTCAAACAAATATTTTCCACCTCTGGAAGATGGGCCGCTACCATCAGACGAACTGAGGAAACTTGAAATTGAAGCAAATGAGGTTTTTGCTGTTTATCGTGACCAGTGAGGTCCTTTACTTTCcagatctttttttctttttttctttttttttttttttgctgtcaTGATTTTGTATGATGCTTATgagctggatttttttttccctttaaaGATATAAAGAGATATTTGTCTATCATCTGTTCAATTTATTTCTCTATTCAGCCCGAGAAATTATAATGTTGCCTTTGTTTCTAAGGAAGTAATAGTAATTCTTCTGTTCAAACTGCATTGTTAGGTATTATGAAGGAGGTGTCTCATCAGTGTACATCTGGGAAAATGACAGCCAGGGCTTTGTGGCATGTTTCTTAATAAAGAAAGGTAAGGCTTCTATTGCAAAacagtttctttttctttttctttttccttttctctcttctttttttctttcctgctGGCACAATAGTAACATTGGTTGTAACAACATGTAATTGTTTTTGGGAATGAAGATGGATCGAAGACAGGGCATGGGAGGAGAGGACATTTGCAGGAGGGTTCATGGGATGCTATTCATGTTATTGAGGTGAGCGTGATTTTGATGGAAGATTGACTCCTGCCGAATGACTTAAGTTGCACAGTATATTTCATATGGTCTGAATACTTTAATCATTAAATCTTCATTTGCCCATGTAGGTTGGaccagaagaagagggaaatgCTCATTACTGCCTAACCAGTACTGTTATGTTATCATTGACCACAGAAGAGAAGCCATCAGGAACTTTCAATCTGTCAGGATCAATCAGAAGACAGGTACTTGGTGTGATAATTTCTTGCCGTTTTTGTTTTCTAACTTTCTGATATTTGGCTGTGCTATAATGCTTTGGACTTAGGGGACGACCTTGATGCATATCCTTCTGCCCAAATATAACCACCTTTTTGTAGGCTTTAGTATATTAAACATGTTAGGGCTTGTTCCATACAATAAGTACCTAGAATTTGATAAGTTGGGCCTAAGGCTGAATGCTTTAAGTTTTGTAATTTTATAAGTTGGTACCACATTGTTTGTCATCATGGTGGTTTGGTACATCCATGTACTCATAATAGATATATTTAATGAGCAACTCAGCTGTCAGGTATCATGTTTCCTGGTAAAAGCCACAGTAGTTTCAGTGATTAGACAAAGTTGCTACGAGTGCAAACATAGCGGACTAAACATGTGCATACTCTCTTGCATGTGCATCTGGTTGCAGAATAAATTTCGAGGGAATAAGAAGAAATTATCTGGGTACTGTAGAAAGGACGGGCATATTCCATTGGATAAGTGTCTTTTGGCATTTGGTTGGAAGAATAAGTAGGAAGGAATATAGTGTATTAAATACGCTTGGGATTTTGCAGTGATTCGTCTTTCATCACAGAAACAAAATTACCCTCCCACTTTTGTGTGCACTTAATAGTGGATGGGAGGGAATAAGCCTATTCCAACCCTCCCCAAGTAAGAGGGACGGGGTTTATCTTGCTGGCCAAAAAGACCGTTTGGCATAGGGAAGAGGGATATCCCTCACATGGTATGGGGAACAAATTGGGTTATCCTGCTGGCCAAGAAGACCGTTTGGCAGGTTGGGACATGGGAATTATCCTCCCACTTTTTTCCCATCCAAATGCAGCCTAAGCCCAACTCACTTACCTATAGGGTGCTTTAGGTAGATTCCTTCTTGAATTTTAGGCTATTATTCAGCATTTTTGAACTACTTCATTTTTGGTTAAGTCGGGTCCAACTTTATACTAGTTGAATTGGACCAATCAAGATTAGGGTTCAAGATGCATAGGGGAAACATCCCGGGTCCTCCTGACTGACCCACTTTTACCCCAAATAGTCAGCAAGCTTCTTGTGAATTAGCTAGGTTTATGAGCTTTAATAGCTGGTAAAGTTACAATCAGCTAGTTCAAAAAATTTTATTCGTATTTTCTCttctcttaattttagtttGGAAACTACAGTTTTGGGTTATACATTTTGAATCATATATTCACTATAACCTTTATCAACACCGATATGCTTTTGATTCTACAGATGAGTTCAGACCTTTCGGTAGCAGAGGGCCACATGTGTAACATGGGAAAGATGATAGAAGAAATGGAGGGCAAGCTCAGGAACTCACTGGATCAGGTAACTTcgttttt
It includes:
- the LOC103722700 gene encoding probable F-actin-capping protein subunit beta; the protein is MEAAMDLMRRISPNQSEMALSALLSLLPHHSTDLLSQVDQPLQVCMDTESMKEFILCEYNRDADSYRSPWSNKYFPPLEDGPLPSDELRKLEIEANEVFAVYRDQYYEGGVSSVYIWENDSQGFVACFLIKKDGSKTGHGRRGHLQEGSWDAIHVIEVGPEEEGNAHYCLTSTVMLSLTTEEKPSGTFNLSGSIRRQMSSDLSVAEGHMCNMGKMIEEMEGKLRNSLDQVYFGKTREMVCTLRPPPEGIQFRLPES